The window AGGTGGTGGCTGCTACAAAGAGATGACGACTATAGAGAAGACATAGTTGGAGTAGGCGAAGAGAACGATCTAGAGTCATTATCCTTAATATAGTGCAAACGTCCATAATAGGGTTTTAGGGGTGAAGTGTTTATGAATTAGTCCTCAGGCCCAACACAGAAGCGTCGTGGGTAGCCTTCCTGATGCCAATTTCGGGGATACTGTGCCCGCTCATTCCGCATGTTGTATTTGCTTCTGGAGTCACATTTGGTGATCCTATTTATATGGAAATGATCCTCTATTTAAGTAATTTTTGATTAATCATTCAAAAAAGTAATTTATGATTATGTATGAATTTCCTCGTGATTACGTCCATATATTTGTCCTACTTAAAACGAACGTAAGATTATGTTGTTCACCTCGTCCTTCATCCAACCTTGCATAAGTTTCCCCCTCCTTATCTATGTTGTTAAAAAATTCCTTCCATCTCTGGATTTTTGAACTAGTTTTCCTTGAAAACCATCTTAATTATCTCGTCTTTCATCGATTTATCAAATAAAATTAATTTTTTGTTTGGTAAACCAATAACTTCTTATCAAGTAAATGATGACCAAATAAAATCCTAAAGTTTATTTAGGTAGATAAATCATGGGCATGATTTGATAAATATGTGTTTACATGATTACGTTAATATGGGCCAATAAATCACAGACTAATGTAATTATACTTCCATTGAAATGCACAGGAAATTATCTAGTGAAAAAAACTTTAATACAAGGAGATATGCATACATTTGCAATTATTAATGATCACTAGGCAATTTGAAGTGATAATAATCTCTTCTAATATTAAAGGGGAGTTGGTTTCGTCGCCTCCCCTCCTTCCTTTGTTTTTCCTCCGTGTGACCCCCTCCCTTCTTGGTTTTCTGTTGATTTTTTGGCATTCTCAACCGATGCCACACAAAATTtaaatcaacataaatagagtaacTTTGACTAATCAAAACCAAATCGGTACTTTTTCAAAATCACGTCATGCATTAACTCAGTCAAGTCAAAGCAAATCTTCCAAAAATCACAACTAAATCGAAACTTTACTTTCTTCCCCTATGAATACCCAAATCAAATTAGATCTTATCAAAACTTTAACTAAATCGAATCTTTCCTTGCAGTTCCTACCCATACTCAAATCTAATTAAATTTTATCAAAATCTAGAATGTGGTGAATGTAAGGCATATGCCAGATATAATTAGTGTTGATACACTAGAATATGTATGTACCTGTTGCAACACACATGCAATTAGCTAATCATATAGAACATATGAGATCAAGTTTACACTCCGGAAAGTATGAATATAAAGTCTTCTCATCACGCGTCATCTGCTCATTCAGAATGACGAAGACGGTTTTATTTTTCAAAGGCGTTTGTATTGCTGGTTTGGTCCATAGATTTGAGTTTTTTCGAAAGAAAAACAACATTGACGGTTAAAATGAATACCGAAAACCAAGGTGTTATAATGACTTTCGGAACGTATGTGCCCTGACTCCCTATAAAAAGAAAAATTCGAAAAAACGGCAGGAGCGCTACCTTTTCATATAGCAGAAGAAAAGAGATGGTTCATGTACAGGGGTGAGAAGTGAAAGGAATTTGACAAAAAAACCTAGTCCTCGACACACACACATGCAAATCAACCAATACCCTCGCTAACTTTGTATTAATTTTTTCAAGATTTATTATTCGATGACTGAGATGTTGCCCGTGCATTGCGTGGGTCGCCGTGTTAGTTTTTTTTACTGATAGTAAATAAAAGATAATTTTATTTCTCCCGCTATTTTGACGACCCCTCTGCCGCCAATAGAGCTCCACACGGCGAGTGAAGAAGACCATTTCATCTCGAAGCAATATCTGGATCGCATGCACTAGTTGTTCAACAGTGATCCGGTGAAGAATGCACAAACGCACAAAGCATggcggcaactcatccccaccaagTCAAGCCTAAAGAAACGGACAAGCATGTTATATAAACCGAAGTGCCCGTGACATTCCCAAGGCGGCGCATCTCTCAACTCCAGGCGGCGGAAGAAAAGAAGTAGCAAAATGGatcgacggagcggctgccgcccgtAGCATAGCACACCGGTACTTCCCGTCGACAAAGCATCTCCTCCACCGCGCCCTGCCTTTttgacgcacacacacacacagaggggAGAGCCTTTTTGTCTTACGTACAGTGGTCTGGTCTAGTGCTCatcagcccaccgccgccccaccAACCGTGGCCATCCTCACCCGGATTGTGCTTTTAAACTCTTGGATCTGCAGAGCTGTGTCCATCGACGATCCCTTTCCCCAATGGCTGCGCGGGTGGCCAAGTCCCtgctcctcgtcctcttcctctcgtCCTGCTCTGCCGCCGCCGTGGCCATCCGGACGCACGGCCGTGGCTACGTGTCGGCGGTCGGCGACCCTGGCATGCAGCGCGACGGCCTCCGCGTGGCCTGGGAGGCCTGGAACTTCTGCAACGAGGTCGGCGAGGAGGCCCCCGGCATGGGCAGCCCGCGCGGCGCCGACTGCTTTGACATCCGTAAGAGCTCGCATTCCCTTGGCTTGCTCCGAGTCAGAATTGCTTCCTGATATGCAATTCCGTCCAAACATTCTTTGCACGCGCATTATTGTTACGCGGATCTGGATGGGAACGATGCCGATATCTACTCTGTTTGCTGTTAAAAATGTCGGTTGTTATGCAGAGGCCACCGACGACGAGCAGGGCCAGCCCGTGTACAAGGTGGTGCACCGCGTGACCGACGCCGACAACGCGCTCCGCGCCGGCGACCCGTTCCCCGGCACATCGGCGAACTCCACCGTCACCGACACCGACCGCTACGCGGCGGCCAAGGAGCTCTACCTCGGCGACCGGTGCCAGGTGCCCGACAGCCCGGTGCCGTGGCAGTTCTGGATGGTGATGCTCAAGAACGGCAACCTGGACACGACGGCGGCCATCTGCCCCGACAATGGCCGCCCGGCGCGCCCGTTCGCGCAGACCTCCCGGTTCCCCTGCCCCGGCGGCACGGGGTGCATGAACCAGCCGCTGGTGTTCCACAACCGCACCGCGCTGGACGACGCCGGCCGGTGGCTCCGCGGCGGGCTGTTCGGCACGTACGAGCTGGACGCCACGGATCTCGGGAGCAGCGACGTGTCCTACTACTCGGTGGTGTGGGAGAAGCAGATCGGCCCGGCGGGCGGCGCCGGCTGGGCCTTCCACCACAAGCTGCGGACGTCGGCCAAGTACCCCTGGCTGATGCTGTACCTCCGGTCCGACGCCACCAGGGGCTTCTCCGGCGGCTACCACTACGACACCAGAGGCATGACAAAGATAGTGAGTGCTTCTGTCAAGTCGTTATCCGTTTTCACAACCACCGGATTTTGTCTGGCGACGTGGTAACTTATTGCTTATTTTCTCTCTCGCCGTGTCAGGTGCCGGAGTCGCCGGATTTCAAGGTGAGGCTGACgctggaggtgaagcagggcggggGGGCGAACAGCCAGTTCTACCTGATGGACATGGGCAGCTGCTGGAAGAACGACGGCGCGGCGTGCGACGGCGACACGGCCACGGATGTGACCCGGTACAGCGAGATGATCATCAACCCGGAGACGCCGGCGTGGTGCCAGCCGGGGCGGAGGGACCAGTGCCCGCCGTGGCACACGTTCCGCAACGGCACGCGCGTGCACCGCGACGACGCCGCGCGGTTCCCCTACGCCGCCTACCACGTCTACTGCTCGCCGGGGAACGCGCGGCACGCCGAGCAGCCGACGACGTACTGCGACCCCTACAGCAACCCGCAGCCGCAGGAGATCCTGCAGATCGTGCCGCACCCGGTGTGGGGCGAGTTCGGGTACCCCACGGCAAGGGGGCAGGGCTGGATCGGCGACCCCAGGGCGTGGGAGCTCGACGTCGGGGCCTTGTCGCACGCGCTGTATTTCTACCAGGTAGCGTCGTCTGTCCTTTCCGTCATGTGACTGTTTCTCGTCCGCGATCTTCTAGGGTGCAGCTATGGAGATGAATGATGGCTGATCTCCGTGTGTGTTTGCAGGATCCGGGcacgccgccggcgaggaggcggtggtcGTCGCTTGACGTCGGCACCGAGATATACGTCAGCAAGAAGGCGGAGGCGGAGTGGACGCTGAGTGGGTTCGACATTCTTGTTCCCAACAAGTGTATCGCATCGCAAGGGGGAACCGTCAGTAGTTGTTGGTAGTGTAGTGTAGGTGAAAGGTCGTTCTCGTACGCAGCACACGCTTCGAAGCAACATGCATGTACGATACGTCTAAcaaatggagtatctcgtttctttACGAAACGCTGTTCTGGTTGCATAGACGTACAAGCCCTACCATAAAAAAAAGCTGTTTTAGACGAGAGTTGATTTCCTCCATCGCCCCTGCGCGGGCGACCGAGGGGTTCCAACCCTAACCGTCGGGTCACCGCTCCTTTCTCTCTCTCCCCTCCGTCATCGTCGGCGGTCGGCACCGGGCATAGCCTATgcgcgcagcggcggcggcggaggcactccttcctctcgagggtgtctagggatggcagttttgcccatgggtaCGCGGGTACCCTACCCGAAAACAACGGATATGGAAAAACTTGGAGAGATTTTATACTCACATGTAATGGGTATTCATACCCGCAAAACATATGGTAGGGCATGGGTATGAACTTATGCCCATGGATAAGCCAATGAATacccagaaaataaaaaaaattgaaaatagtTCCTATAACATGTCGGTCAacatacaactcctatggctcaacCATAAATCTCGTATTCCTTAAACCGTCCATAGCTCATAGTCCCGTAATCACCTACTGGCCACTCCTCCTACGGCCTTTGTGACTCTTCAAAAAGATGAAATATCGACTCTTCTCTATTGGACTGTTGTCCAACGATCAAGCTATCCCCACGAACCACTGCTCATACTCCATTGATTCCTCCAAGAGGACTAGCACATGAGGAGGCTGTGTTTGTGCTATACTGCTTGCCCATCATCACTTGATTTGTAAACTcatttctgtaagtgcatctagtgccacccctagttggtttcgagtattgacgacaaacctggttgagggactaatgtgtttgtgagaattgcaggataacacaagtagtagtccctcattgattcggtttacctaccggagattacccctaaaaatgtgtgaagacattgaagataatggtggtatgtgaagatattcacattgaagactatgacatgagaagacatcgcatgaagtctttggagcgcgaagacatagttgtttcatagtttcattttcttcatTGATCGAGtctt is drawn from Triticum dicoccoides isolate Atlit2015 ecotype Zavitan chromosome 4A, WEW_v2.0, whole genome shotgun sequence and contains these coding sequences:
- the LOC119284981 gene encoding uncharacterized protein LOC119284981, with the translated sequence MAARVAKSLLLVLFLSSCSAAAVAIRTHGRGYVSAVGDPGMQRDGLRVAWEAWNFCNEVGEEAPGMGSPRGADCFDIQATDDEQGQPVYKVVHRVTDADNALRAGDPFPGTSANSTVTDTDRYAAAKELYLGDRCQVPDSPVPWQFWMVMLKNGNLDTTAAICPDNGRPARPFAQTSRFPCPGGTGCMNQPLVFHNRTALDDAGRWLRGGLFGTYELDATDLGSSDVSYYSVVWEKQIGPAGGAGWAFHHKLRTSAKYPWLMLYLRSDATRGFSGGYHYDTRGMTKIVPESPDFKVRLTLEVKQGGGANSQFYLMDMGSCWKNDGAACDGDTATDVTRYSEMIINPETPAWCQPGRRDQCPPWHTFRNGTRVHRDDAARFPYAAYHVYCSPGNARHAEQPTTYCDPYSNPQPQEILQIVPHPVWGEFGYPTARGQGWIGDPRAWELDVGALSHALYFYQDPGTPPARRRWSSLDVGTEIYVSKKAEAEWTLSGFDILVPNKCIASQGGTVSSCW